The Fusarium fujikuroi IMI 58289 draft genome, chromosome FFUJ_chr01 sequence GCAACCCTGCAGCAATCATACTGGCATTCAATCCCCTAGGATCCCATCCCatatctccttctccaagcCCGTCACCGAGTTTGCCCAGCATGACTACAACAATGCTGTACGCGACGGGCATTTCAATGGAGGAGCCAAGTCATCGGTTTTCGCCCACGACAGTGGCTCCTGGGAAACCCAGGCATCGACCAAAAGCCTTACAGATCCAGCCACTGGACCCCAGCGAATTGAGCGCGAAGTTAAACGATATTTCAGTCGAGCACGAAGGCCAGCCTCGTCGTCCAGTCCACACAGAGGACTCACTCCGCCCCCCATTATCTGCCACAAGTATGGGTGCCCTGTCTCCCCGGACTATTCAGACAACACATGCATTGCCATCGATTCCAACCCCTGTCTCATCAAGAGTCTTCAGGAAAGAGAAGACTGATGATAAACTCAGTTCACCTTTGTCTGCAAAGCCGCCACGCCGTGGCAGCTTTTTTGACGCCTTCCACTTCAGAGGCTCGAACTACAGTGATGAGACGCAGAAGCAAACAGAAAAGGATGTTCAGAAGCCTGCTCGTTACAGGCATGTCCCTCAGGTGGCAGCGCAACAGTTTGCTCGCACTACAACAGTCGAGCCCCTCACTCAGAAAGCTTCATCCAAAGGAATGAGGCCTGCTCCCGGCCCCCACTCTATGAACAATGGCACCATATCGCTGCAAGAGTACAATAGCCAGTATAGAAGAGCACAGAGTCTTTGCAGCGGAAGACCAACTAGCGCCAGCAACGTTGCGAGGACGGGAGGCACTGAGCTGGATAAAGTGTCAACGCAACGCAAGAGACAAACAGCCCGTAATTCCATGCTCTGGAATGTCAATGGACCTGAGTTGTCACGAAGAATGAGCACGGGTAACATGCAGCCTCTGCCTCAACCCCGGCGTGATTCAATAGGTACGGGTGTCGGGGGCTTTCAAGGGAACGCCGCATCATCTGTGAGACGGGGATCCGCGAGTTCGTCAGGTTTCTCCGATGCATCACCCTTTGTACGCGAGTCTGGCCCAGCAACCCCTTTCAAGCAAGAGTTTGGTATCAACACTTCGCCTAACCGTCGAGGGTCTGAGACTAGTGCAGCCACTTCTGGTTCGCGGAGAGGTAGTTTTGTGAACATCCCCAACCCGCAGCACGCGGCTGAGATACACAGGGTGGACTGGTCTCAGAGTGACCAACCAGTCAAGGTCCGACGAGATTCGAAGTGGGGAGGCCTCAAACATCGAAAGACTAGTTTGAGCCAGCAGAAGCCCAACGCTGAGGACCAGGGCTCCAATTTTACCAAGACGAGCTCACAGTCATCTATTTCTCCAAAATCGCCCAAGTCGGGTTTCTTGAAGCGATTCATGCATTAGCGAGGGAAAGAATGCGAATGACAGGGGGGATTTGGCGAGCGGATGATATACAGACAACTCACCAATGAGTATTGTAACATAATGACCAAATATTAAACATGAAggagaatatttatatatgACCTCCGCAATCAAAAAAGTATCTTCAGTGTCATGTGAGATGTGATTGGAACCAAAGAGGAAATCTAACGCTTTTCTTGCGCCATCAAGCGTTCGATAAGTTTTGTATCCTCTTGTGCCATTTTCTGCCGAATGATATTGTCGACGTCCGTCTGTGCACTCTCGGTGTTCATCAAGTGAAGGATAAGTTCTGAATACTCGCGTATAGCGTCGCCCTGCTCACCGTCCGCGCGACGAGCCTTGCGCAGAGCCTCTTTTCCGTTCTGAATACCAACGTCATGGttccaagcttcttgcttTGGTGGCAGGCCCTTGAGGAGCGAGGCGGGGATGGCAGGCTTGGTCTCAGGAGGTGGAAGCGTGGCAGCATCTATTTTGCGGAGCTGGTCGGGAAGGCCTGGATATTTGCGAAAGAGAAGGCGAAGTTTCTCTGAGCTTTCGAGAGCCTGAAAGGGATTCGAGGGGTCGGGGAGCTGATGCAGTGATGTTGCTTGCGACTCGGAGAGTGCCGACTGAGGCGCTGTTGGTgtcggtgctggtgctggctcGGGATCAGGAGGGTGATTTTCGCGATGGATCTTGTTGCAAGCAACAGAACAACTTTGGTAATGGTCAGCCACCGACTGCGGTAACAACTGAGTTGTGAAGCTTACTATGGAAGGCGACATCTTGGACATTTGTATTTTGGGGGATTTACTTCACATACACCACATAGTGAAGGGTCTGGTTTTGTTGtcgcatcatcgccatcttttGCTTCAGCTTGTGAGGTTGGCGTAGTAGTATCTTCTGGGTGCTGGGCTGGTAGATCGTTTATTCCCTGAGTTGGTTCTGACATTGTGATATCCTATGCGACCGAGTAGGTATGAACGTAAGGTACCGTAATTAAGGTGAAAGGAAGCTAATGTGATGGAACCTAAGGGTAAGGTAAAGGTACTTACTGTACGGTGTACGAAAGTGAGAAAAGGTACAAAAAGTTTCAGTTCCAAGGGGTCTATCGCCCCGCGTTATTACCCGCTTGACATTTTGGACCCCAGCAATTGCAAGCcgaaggaaaaagaaagaaaacaaaaaaaatcGACGTAGAATGTTGGTCCGTGCGCATTCATCGGGACTTTAAATTTGCCCTTGCATCATAGGTAGCTCACGCATTACTAATGCTCGGACCTATCACGGCTAGGTGAGTGAGTTTAAGCAAGCAAGCACAAGTTGGAGCGGCGAAAAGTTGCTATAGCATACCCGTCAACGCCGAAACTAGCCTGTCTTCCTTTCCAATTTATTTCTCAACAAAGCCCGTTTTCTTGCACCTTGACCTCTTATTGGAGTCGAATCGGTAGCATCCTTTCTTCGACATATCTATCTTCAAAGCCTACGTCATGGCAACTTCAAGAGCCATGTCACGGACATTGGCCGCTGTCGCTCGGCCCGTCGCAGAGACATCTTGCCGAGGAATTCAGCGATGGACTCGTTCAATCAGCACCGTCCGGCCACAACTTCTTGCCGGTCCGTACGCTACACGTCCCCTTGCACAGCGACAGCGCAATATTCCAACAACCATACCAAGCCTCGCCGGTGTCGGTAGCGGGATCCGAACCATCTTCATCCAGACGGAGAACACCCCGAACCCAGATGCCCTCAAGTTCCTACCGAACCATCGAGTTGTGCCTGAGGAGCTGTCTACACCTTTTATCGAGTATCTCAACCCCCGAGCAACCATTTCTCCGCCATATACTTCTCCACTCGCTGCCAAGCTCATGAATATCGATGGAGTTACATCGGTATTCTACGGCGCCGATTTCATTACTGTTACGAAGGCTGCAGATGCCAATTGGGCACACATTCGACCGGAGATCTTTGCCCTCATCACAGAAGCGATCACTGCAGGTGAGAAGATCGTCACTGTCTCCGAACGCCGAGAGGGTGAGGCCGCTGcggccgaggaggaggatagcCTTGCGTACAACGAAGACGACAGTGAGGTTGTTGGTatgatcaaggagcttcttgagacaCGAATTCGACCAGCTATCCAGGAGGATGGCGGCGACATAGATTTTCGAGGTTTCGACGACGAGGGTTATGTGCATCTCCGACTGCGGGGTGCCTGTCGTACGTGCGATTCAAGCACTGTCACTCTCAAGAATGGAATTGAGGGCATGTTGATGCATTATGTAGGTTCTCCATTATGGCTTACACCGTACTGTCTTGGGCTAACATAACTTCCAGATTGAGGAGGTAAAAGGTGTCAAGCAAGTGATGGATCAGGAGGAGGAAATTGCTCTGCAGGAGTTCGAAAAGTTTGAGGAAAAGCTCAGGCAACAAAAGGGAGCCGCCAGCTCGGCAGCGTAGAATGGCTAAAACAAGGATTATCCTTATATGTATGATATTTTGGAGGCAATTTGATGATACCCACGGAATCTAGTCCCTCGCCTATCTCACTACTGTAAAGCGCTTGGGGAATGCTTCTAATCACGATTCGACGTTCGGACCAAGACTTCTTGTGATTGATTGGAAATGCGCATGCACGGCATATCGGCCCTGTGGCCTTTTTTTGAGAGCGGAGGTGCTTTGCGCAGTATCGGATCTAGCTGAGGGCTAATCCCAACTGAAAATAGAGCATATAACCCAATTGAACAAGCCAGGGATAGTTGCATCACGAGAATGCCGCTGCTACCGTGCTATGCCCATTACTGCAGGAGCTCTCGAGATGGACAACAGGATTTCCAGAACAGATCGGATTAGTCGACGTTTCGCTGTTTGAAGCGAATGGgttggtggaagaagagatcggAGATCAGCCTAAAGCTGACGCTTTGGGAACATTGTTGCGAGAGAAACGACACCTTCACCATGCCAGCAGTGTTAGGAGGTCGTACTGCCCGCGTGCGCTTTGACGAACACTGGCTGTAGGGAACTGGGTTGTTTCGTATACGATCCATATATCACAAGACAGCCACCTTTTATGTATGTATAGGTAGACTCGCTATTGACAAATCGAACTGGGGTGCCGTGTCTGGATTGGACAGTGAGCATCTGACTTTGACATGTCCGTAGTGTGATGTTTCGAGGAGTCTATAAGTGCACCGGGATGTTCCAAAGGAATATCATCCGTAAGTCGTTGGGGTATTGGCGGGGTTTCAAATTACCGTCAACGAGTCTCATACGCGGATGTAAATGCAGATGCGGGCGCGTTGATCTCGCTACCTCCTTGCTTGTCTTTGTACGGTCAACAATGCATGGACATCAATTGACAGCAGCCTTCCAGGAAAGACTGGATTGAGAAGTTGGCAGCTGACTTTACGAGATTTCGGATGTTCTTATGACTTTGGATTGTCGAAAAAAGATCCGCAAAGAGCTGTAGGGGACCCCAGCAGCGATACACCATCCCCCACAAACATTGACTACCTATACCTGGTCCACCAAGACTTTGGGTCTTCGGGTCTTTGGGAAACACACGCTAGATGGTATGGATCCGAAGAAAATGCGTCGCGAAATGCTCGAGTACACTGCAATTGGCCCGGTTGGCGCGATCTGGAAGCTCTCGGGCAGGGTTTATTTTCGGCGTAACACTGTCTCGAAAGAGTAACGTTGGGTCAGATAATAAACTACGGATACGGGAATTGGATATTGAATTTGGACCCGCCGACAGCTCCAACTGCTGGATTAGCCGTACCAGTTAAGAGCCGCCCTGAGTACCCTTGGCTCCGCCGGGAGAATGTCACAAGTCGATGTCGACGAGATTCTGCGTTCCGGTTGTGGATGGACATGCAGGGCCGGAGAGCCGCCGGCATCATTATCATGATGCAGTACCTAAGTAAACTAATAGCGAAAGAAGGCCCTGCAGTGATATGCCGGGAGCCCTTGAGGATGACCATGTAGGTATCTCTCCTCTCTGGTCTGGCCTCCAAGTACAATCAAGCACAGTACCTACCCATAGGTAGGCATGGGCCGGATATCtatccagaagaagcttgtgaAGCGACCGGCAAAAAGCTGGAGAATGAATTCAACCGCGAATTGAACTTAGCTGAAGAGAAGCCACTTTGCACTAGAAGCCCGTTGCAGTGGGATGGCGTCTTGGGATTCTCGGATCCTGTTTCTGTGATTGGCGCGGGAGTCGATATGCAGTGGGTGATACAGCCTCCACCGAGGCAAACCCCACAATCCCCTCATACCTAGTGAGCGACGTGCGAGAGCTGTTGGCGTGTCCGGATCTCGAGGCCCTGCGTTATTGTTTCAACGTGGGGAATCAGTTTTGCCTTGGTACCAGGCAACCAAACATATACCAGGCGATAGCAGAGCGCATGACCCCAAATTTTCTCCGTGGGAGAAATGGGTATGATTTAAAAAGACCCTTTGCGCCTCGCTCTGCGGG is a genomic window containing:
- a CDS encoding related to NFU-1 protein (iron homeostasis) — translated: MATSRAMSRTLAAVARPVAETSCRGIQRWTRSISTVRPQLLAGPYATRPLAQRQRNIPTTIPSLAGVGSGIRTIFIQTENTPNPDALKFLPNHRVVPEELSTPFIEYLNPRATISPPYTSPLAAKLMNIDGVTSVFYGADFITVTKAADANWAHIRPEIFALITEAITAGEKIVTVSERREGEAAAAEEEDSLAYNEDDSEVVGMIKELLETRIRPAIQEDGGDIDFRGFDDEGYVHLRLRGACRTCDSSTVTLKNGIEGMLMHYIEEVKGVKQVMDQEEEIALQEFEKFEEKLRQQKGAASSAA